A portion of the Saimiri boliviensis isolate mSaiBol1 chromosome 1, mSaiBol1.pri, whole genome shotgun sequence genome contains these proteins:
- the PCBP1 gene encoding poly(rC)-binding protein 1 — translation MDAGVTESGLNVTLTIRLLMHGKEVGSIIGKKGESVKRIREESGARINISEGNCPERIITLTGPTNAIFKAFAMIIDKLEEDINSSMTNSTAASRPPVTLRLVVPATQCGSLIGKGGCKIKEIRESTGAQVQVAGDMLPNSTERAITIAGVPQSVTECVKQICLVMLETLSQSPQGRVMTIPYQPMPASSPVICAGGQDRCSDAAGYPHATHDLEGPPLDAYSIQGQHTISPLDLAKLNQVARQQSHFAMMHGGTGFAGIDSSSPEVKGYWASLDASTQTTHELTIPNNLIGCIIGRQGANINEIRQMSGAQIKIANPVEGSSGRQVTITGSAASISLAQYLINARLSSEKGMGCS, via the coding sequence ATGGATGCCGGTGTGACTGAAAGTGGACTAAATGTGACTCTCACCATTCGGCTTCTTATGCACGGAAAGGAAGTAGGAAGCATCATTGGGAAGAAAGGGGAGTCGGTTAAGAGGATCCGCGAGGAGAGTGGCGCGCGGATCAACATCTCGGAGGGGAATTGTCCGGAGAGAATCATCACTCTGACCGGCCCCACCAATGCCATCTTTAAGGCTTTCGCTATGATCATCGACAAGCTGGAGGAAGATATCAACAGCTCCATGACCAACAGCACCGCGGCCAGCAGGCCCCCGGTCACCCTGAGGCTGGTGGTGCCGGCCACCCAGTGCGGCTCCCTGATTGGGAAAGGCGGGTGTAAGATCAAAGAGATCCGCGAGAGCACGGGGGCGCAGGTCCAGGTGGCGGGGGATATGCTGCCCAACTCCACCGAGCGGGCCATCACCATCGCGGGCGTGCCGCAGTCTGTTACCGAGTGTGTCAAGCAGATCTGCCTGGTCATGCTGGAGACGCTCTCCCAGTCTCCGCAAGGGAGAGTCATGACCATTCCGTACCAGCCCATGCCGGCCAGCTCCCCAGTCATCTGCGCCGGCGGCCAAGATCGGTGCAGCGACGCTGCGGGCTACCCCCACGCCACCCATGACCTGGAGGGACCACCTCTAGATGCCTACTCGATTCAAGGACAACACACCATTTCTCCGCTCGATCTGGCCAAGCTGAACCAGGTGGCAAGACAACAGTCTCACTTTGCCATGATGCACGGCGGGACCGGATTCGCCGGAATTGACTCCAGCTCTCCAGAGGTGAAAGGCTATTGGGCAAGTTTGGATGCATCTACTCAAACCACCCATGAACTCACCATTCCAAATAACTTAATTGGCTGCATAATCGGGCGCCAAGGCGCCAACATTAATGAGATTCGCCAGATGTCCGGGGCCCAGATCAAAATTGCCAACCCAGTGGAAGGCTCCTCTGGTAGGCAGGTTACTATCACTGGCTCTGCTGCCAGTATTAGTCTGGCCCAGTATCTAATCAATGCCAGGCTTTCCTCTGAGAAGGGCATGGGGTGCAGCTAG